In Halichondria panicea chromosome 9, odHalPani1.1, whole genome shotgun sequence, a genomic segment contains:
- the LOC135340691 gene encoding probable T4-type lysozyme 1, producing the protein MPSLLLVLVTCLIGGCLVEGAAVVLEKQGRVRLSGECNSYEREKLNEGYRTCVYKDSKGIPTVGVGFNLEKFGAKQEIESVGADYSMVLNGSECLKDNQIEELFNKDMDSAVSCAEGFVSGIGDTAESAVADMAFNLGCSQLHSFNTFRSLLQQKKFDAAAQDMQGTAWCGQVGSRCSRDVDCIKKGR; encoded by the exons ATGCCTTCCCTGCTTTTGGTTTTGGTAACCTGTCTGATAGGTGGCTGTCTCGTGGAAG GGGCTGCTGTTGTACTGGAGAAACAGGGTCGAG TGAGGCTGAGCGGTGAGTGTAACTCGTACGAACGAGAGAAGCTCAACGAAGGCTATCGCACATGTGTCTACAAGGACTCAAAGGGAATCCCCACGGTAGGGGTGGGCTTCAACCTCGAGAAGTTCGGAGCTAAACAAGAGATAGAGTCAGTAGGTGCAGATTACAGTATGGTGCTGAATGGATCAGAGTGTCTGAAGGACAACCAGATAGAGGAGCTCTTCAACAAAGACATGGACTCTGCAGTCAGTTGTGCAGAAGGTTTTGTTAGTGGGATTGGCGATACTGCAGAGTCAGCAGTGGCAGACATGGCCTTCAACCTTGGCTGCTCCCAGCTGCATTCATTCAACACATTCCGCTCATTGCTCCAACAGAAGAAATTCGATGCAGCTGCCCAAGACATGCAGGGCACTGCTTGGTGTGGGCAGGTGGGGTCTCGTTGCAGTCGTGATGTGGACTGTATCAAGAAAGGTCGATGA
- the LOC135341781 gene encoding methyltransferase-like protein 17, mitochondrial, whose translation MLYLSAAHSLWAESLYEYQCVDVSSDMGNLARVLRVGGEIPLQEPHPPTPEDIPGVHFRQYLPLSNKVGYDIVVGLGGHSLGEVHSLKLRRMFLASLWRKTRKYLVLVEPGNWTGFKVISEARDMILQAAGKWTRYEDESSEELEGHVFAPCPHESECPLILNSKLPCRFGQRVQLALSERNGPLKHKGYHLENFSYVVLKKGPRNHDEGVDGRILQPTKKRTKHILCKLCTRQGEVKDVILTKSKHRDVYRECRESKWGDTLTGLS comes from the exons ATGTTATACTTGTC GGCTGCCCACTCATTGTGGGCGGAGTCTCTGTACGAGTATCAGTGTGTGGATGTGTCCAGTGATATGGGGAACCTTGCTAGAGTGCTGAGGGTGGGTGGGGAAATCCCCCTACaggaaccacacccacctacaCCTGAGGATATACCAGGAGTACATTTCAGACAATACCTTCCTCTCTCAaacaag GTGGGGTACGATATAGTGGTAGGGCTAGGGGGTCATTCACTGGGGGAGGTCCATTCCCTTAAACTGAGGAGAATGTTTCTGGCTTCTTTGTGGAGAAAGACACGGAAATATCTG GTGTTGGTGGAGCCTGGTAACTGGACGGGGTTCAAGGTCATCAGTGAGGCTAGGGATATGATTCTACAG GCTGCTGGGAAGTGGACACGTTACGAGGATGAGAGCAGTGAAGAGTTGGAAGGTCATGTCTTTGCACCG tgtccTCATGAATCAGAGTGTCCACTGATACTGAACTCAAAGCTTCCCTGTCGCTTTGGACAGAGGGTACAGTTAGCACTGTCAGAG AGAAATGGACCATTGAAACACAAAGGATATCATTTAGAGAACTTCTCGTATGTAGTGCTCAAGAAAGGACCTAGGAATCACGATGAAG GTGTGGATGGCCGGATCCTTCAGCCGACCAAGAAGAGAACTAAGCACATCCTCTGCAAACTGTGTACCAGACAAG gagaggTGAAAGATGTGATTCTGACAAAGTCCAAGCACAGAGACGTGTACAGAGAATGCAGAGAGAGCAAATGGGGGGACACTTTGACTGGTCTTAGCTAG
- the LOC135340692 gene encoding probable T4-type lysozyme 1, which yields MPSLLLVLVTCLIGGCLVEGAAVVLEKQGRVRLSGECNSYEREKLNEGYRTCVYKDSKGIPTVGVGFNLEKFGAKQEIESVGADYSMVLNGSECLKDNQIEELFNKDMDSAVSCAEGFVSGIGDTAESAVADMAFNLGCSQLHSFNTFRSLLQQKKFDAAAQDMQGTAWCGQVGSRCSRDVDCIKKGR from the exons ATGCCTTCCCTGCTTTTGGTTTTGGTAACCTGTCTGATAGGTGGCTGTCTCGTGGAAG GGGCTGCTGTTGTACTGGAGAAACAGGGTCGAG TGAGGCTGAGCGGTGAGTGTAACTCGTACGAACGAGAGAAGCTCAACGAAGGCTATCGCACATGTGTCTACAAGGACTCAAAGGGAATCCCCACCGTAGGGGTGGGCTTCAACCTCGAGAAGTTCGGAGCTAAACAAGAGATAGAGTCAGTAGGTGCAGATTACAGTATGGTGCTGAATGGATCAGAGTGTCTGAAGGACAACCAGATAGAGGAGCTCTTCAACAAAGACATGGACTCTGCAGTCAGTTGTGCAGAAGGTTTTGTTAGTGGGATTGGCGATACTGCAGAGTCAGCAGTGGCAGACATGGCCTTCAACCTTGGCTGCTCCCAGCTGCATTCATTCAACACATTCCGCTCATTGCTCCAACAGAAGAAATTCGATGCAGCTGCCCAAGACATGCAGGGCACTGCTTGGTGTGGGCAGGTGGGGTCTCGTTGCAGTCGTGATGTGGACTGTATCAAGAAAGGTCGATGA
- the LOC135340686 gene encoding methyltransferase-like protein 17, mitochondrial encodes MVKTVPPLSFISQATALLSYTGRACIHHQRILYCTAATSSDTEPLQELESNGNNDEQCIANVSPVSRQRKVSLSLPTVFLPHKLQTALEKALQGYSRKVLAADGQALSEFLLSRKVSTKQDRDKTKASEPPSSMNPWENDKGAKKSRSFHLHFKYGRRETVAYAASRLPAVYGTTLRALTEIARGDNSFRPETLLDFGSGLGASVWAAHSLWAESLYEYQCVDVSSDMGNLARVLRVGGEIPLQEPHPPTPEDIPGVHFRQYLPLSNKVGYDIVVGGHSLGEVHSLKLRRMFLASLWRKTRKYLVLVEPGNWTGFKVISEARDMILQAASKWTRYEDESSEELEGHVFAPCPHESECPLILNSKLPCRFGQRVQLALSERNGPLKHKGYHLENFSYVVLKKGPRNHDEGVDGRILQPTKKRTKHILCKLCTRQGEVKDVILTKSKHRDVYRECRESKWGDTLTGLS; translated from the exons ATGGTAAAGACAGTGCCTCCACTCTCCTTCATCTCTCAAGCTACTGCCCTACTCTCTTATACTGGCAGAGCATGTATCCATCACCAGCGGATTCTTTATTGTACAGCTGCAACCTCATCAGACACAGAGCCCCTTCAAGAGCTAGAGAGCAATGGAAACAATGATGAACAATGTATTGCAAATGTCAGTCCTGTCAGTCGACAGCGGAAGGTCTCACTGAGTCTACCTACTGTGTTCTTACCACATAAACTGCAGACAGCACTAGAGAAGGCATTGCAAG GCTATTCTCGCAAAGTCCTAGCAGCTGATGGTCAGGCATTGTCTGAGTTCCTACTCTCTAGGAAAGTGTCTACTAAGCAAGACAGAGATAAAACGAAGGCCTCTGAACCGCCATCATCCA tgaatccATGGGAGAATGATAAAGGAGCTAAAAAGTCACGATCTTTTCATCTCCACTTCAAGTATGGTAGGAGAGAGACGGTTGCATACGCTGCCAGTAGACTGCCTGCTGTGTATGGCACCACTCTCAGAGCACTCACTGAG ATTGCTCGTGGGGACAATTCATTCAGACCTGAGACTCTGTTAGACTTTGGATCAGGATTGGGAGCATCTGTTTG GGCTGCCCACTCATTGTGGGCGGAGTCTCTGTACGAGTATCAGTGTGTGGATGTGTCCAGTGATATGGGGAACCTTGCTAGAGTGCTGAGGGTGGGTGGGGAAATCCCCCTACaggaaccacacccacctacaCCTGAGGATATACCGGGAGTACATTTCAGACAATACCTTCCTCTCTCAAACAAG GTGGGGTACGATATAGTGGTAGGGGGTCATTCACTGGGGGAGGTCCATTCCCTTAAACTGAGGAGAATGTTTCTGGCTTCTTTGTGGAGAAAGACACGGAAATATCTG GTGTTGGTAGAGCCGGGTAACTGGACGGGGTTCAAGGTCATCAGTGAGGCTAGGGATATGATTCTACAG GCTGCTAGCAAGTGGACACGTTACGAGGATGAGAGCAGTGAAGAGTTGGAAGGTCATGTCTTTGCACCG tgtccTCATGAATCAGAGTGTCCACTGATACTGAACTCAAAGCTTCCCTGTCGCTTTGGACAGAGGGTACAGTTAGCACTGTCAGAG AGAAATGGACCATTGAAACACAAAGGATATCATTTAGAGAACTTCTCGTATGTAGTGCTCAAGAAAGGACCAAGGAATCACGATGAAG GTGTGGATGGCCGGATCCTTCAGCCGACCAAGAAGAGAACTAAGCACATCCTCTGCAAACTGTGTACCAGACAAG gagaggTGAAAGATGTGATTCTGACAAAGTCCAAGCACAGAGACGTGTACAGAGAATGCAGAGAGAGCAAATGGGGGGACACTTTGACTGGTCTTAGTTAG
- the LOC135340687 gene encoding uncharacterized protein LOC135340687 — protein sequence MSINATGPISQAMEAASIDDNSDPFENVDLSKLPEELKEKLDMVKVEKILKEATSLRLLMTGRTGTGKSTLINGLLGMKMGDDDSAYESDGIGGPGQLRLQSHHRKRGRISVTVFDSRGLLDGTNESEQAKSLQEMVDKCSNVDFKFLCIDMSQKKFVLGNDDNLDIEAMQKLTKAFGESFWKNLMIILTFANKLEKRLSRPLHTDQHKTEAFINKLEEWERRICSALEEAGAPQEIAKSVKVVPAGHYDNWKLPDREYWLSDLWFECLDALPTLGAQGAFLYLNMNRLHRTSSISDSELTKPLHDQPLIITPELKVPKLKASANVIGFAIGGATTGASIALFTLVGGPIAVAVGVPAGALLGFAIGLALGVKRVHDEKNELNADWLVDQDQHRDLCQTSKPQPTTDDNSS from the coding sequence ATGTCTATAAATGCTACTGGACCTATCTCGCAAGCTATGGAAGCTGCTAGTATCGATGACAATTCTGATCCTTTTGAGAATGTTGATCTCTCCAAGCTTCCAGAAGAATTGAAGGAGAAATTAGATATGGTAAAAGTGGAGAAAATACTCAAGGAAGCTACCTCCTTGAGGCTCTTGATGACAGGCAGGACAGGAACTGGCAAGTCCACATTGATCAATGGGCTGCTGGGCATGAAGATGGGAGATGATGATTCCGCATATGAAAGTGATGGCATTGGAGGCCCTGGCCAGCTAAGACTTCAATCGCACCACAGAAAAAGAGGGCGGATCAGTGTGACTGTTTTCGACTCCCGAGGTTTGTTAGATGGAACTAATGAAAGTGAGCAAGCTAAAAGTTTGCAAGAGATGGTAGATAAGTGTTCCAACGTTGATTTTAAGTTTCTGTGCATTGATATGAGCCAAAAAAAGTTTGTACTAGGAAATGACGACAATCTTGACATTGAAGCAATGCAAAAGCTTACAAAAGCATTTGGAGAGAGTTTTTGGAAAAATTTGATGATCATTCTTACATTTGCCAATAAATTGGAGAAGCGCTTGTCCAGACCGTTACATACAGACCAACATAAAACAGAAGCATTCATAAACAAGCTTGAAGAATGGGAAAGGAGAATATGTTCTGCACTAGAAGAAGCTGGAGCTCCTCAAGAGATTGCCAAGTCTGTCAAGGTTGTCCCAGCTGGCCATTACGACAACTGGAAACTACCAGATCGTGAATATTGGCTCTCTGATCTCTGGTTTGAGTGTTTGGATGCTCTGCCCACTCTTGGAGCACAGGGAGCATTCCTATACCTTAACATGAATAGGCTCCATCGCACTTCATCGATTTCTGATTCTGAACTAACCAAACCTCTCCACGACCAGCCACTCATCATTACACCAGAATTAAAAGTACCGAAACTGAAAGCGTCAGCAAATGTTATTGGCTTTGCAATCGGAGGAGCGACTACTGGTGCTTCGATTGCATTGTTTACTCTGGTTGGTGGGCCCATCGCTGTGGCTGTGGGCGTGCCTGCTGGAGCTCTGTTAGGCTTTGCGATCGGGTTGGCATTGGGAGTGAAGAGAGTTCACGATGAGAAAAATGAATTGAATGCTGATTGGCTGGTTGATCAAGACCAGCACAGAGATCTTTGTCAGACGTCTAAACCTCAACCTACTACGGATGATAATAGTTCATAa
- the LOC135340690 gene encoding uncharacterized protein LOC135340690 produces the protein MSDSSSAHTAISSDDERELNDFMQYPDFSMLPDELKQKVDISKVKKTLQEATSLSILVTGRTGTGKSTIINGLLGMKMGDGAYAAEGDGLGPLTSELQYFHKKKGRIDVVVWDSRGLLDGKMDQDKDLKEMVAKCSEVDLKLLCIDVSQRRFVRGKENADVRAMKKITDEFGMDFWRNVMIILTFANEVEDKVFTKKLIEFKECLNTRLREDVGIPEDIVVFIKAVPAGHYDERQLPDREYWLSDLWFECLDALPTPEAQGAFLTLNVNRITPASTVTEDQFSRPLHKQPLVITPEKSLPLKSVLKILGCGAAGAGSGGAIGLSTLAAGGVGAAVGVPVGIVMGFIIGLALGVHKVHMDEEKKNKLDKQLI, from the coding sequence ATGTCAGACAGCTCTAGTGCACACACAGCTATAAGTAGTGATGATGAGAGAGAACTAAATGACTTCATGCAGTATCCTGACTTCTCCATGCTTCCAGATGAATTGAAACAGAAGGTGGATATTTCCAAAGTGAAAAAAACGCTACAAGAAGCTACCTCGTTGAGCATCTTGGTGACAGGCAGGACAGGAACTGGCAAGTCCACCATCATCAATGGACTTCTTGGAATGAAGATGGGAGATGGGGCGTACGCTGCAGAAGGGGACGGCCTTGGTCCTCTAACAAGTGAGCTGCAGTATTTCCATAAGAAAAAAGGACGGATTGATGTGGTTGTTTGGGACTCGCGAGGTTTGCTGGACGGAAAAATGGATCAAGATAAAGATTTGAAAGAAATGGTAGCAAAATGTTCTGAAGTTGATTTGAAACTGCTCTGCATTGATGTGAGTCAACGAAGGTTTGTGAGAGGAAAAGAAAATGCTGACGTTCGAGCAATGAAGAAGATCACTGACGAGTTTGGAATGGATTTCTGGAGAAATGTAATGATCATTCTCACCTTTGCCAATGAGGTTGAGGACAAAGTATTCACGAAAAAGCTCATAGAGTTTAAGGAATGTTTAAACACAAGACTAAGAGAAGATGTTGGGATTCCAGAGGATATCGTTGTTTTCATCAAAGCTGTTCCAGCAGGCCACTACGACGAAAGACAGCTACCAGATCGTGAATATTGGCTGTCTGATCTCTGGTTTGAGTGTTTGGATGCTCTGCCTACTCCAGAAGCACAAGGAGCATTCCTGACCTTGAACGTCAATAGGATCACACCTGCCTCCACAGTTACCGAAGATCAATTTTCCAGACCACTTCACAAGCAGCCACTTGTTATCACACCAGAAAAATCACTTCCATTGAAGTCGGTTCTAAAAATTTTGGGATGCGGTGCTGCGGGAGCTGGCAGTGGTGGAGCTATTGGGTTGTCTACTCTTGCAGCTGGAGGAGTTGGTGCGGCCGTGGGAGTCCCAGTTGGCATTGTGATGGGGTTCATCATTGGACTGGCTCTCGGGGTGCATAAGGTGCACATGGATGAAGAAAAGAAAAACAAGTTAGACAAACAgcttatataa
- the LOC135340689 gene encoding diphosphomevalonate decarboxylase-like: protein MDSIRIVTCSAPVNIAVIKYWGKRDERLILPTNSSLSVCLDQDQLKATTSVALSNSYTQDKIWINGREECIDNPRLQSCLREVRRLSREQHGEEGDKEFEGCVHICSVNNFPTAAGLASSAAGYACLVFGLSKLFKLEGDISRIARQGSGSACRSVLDGFIKWERGERDDGSDSMAVQVCPSSHWPGLEVVVLVVSADKKQVSSSVGMQSSVLTSPLMSHRVGEVVPRRMVAMETAIQQRDFQTFAQLTMKDSNQFHAICLDTYPPIFYLNDTSRRIIHLISRYNQLHPQVRAAYTFDAGPNAVLMVQSSHVQELLDLVCHYFPPSAESSGGYVQGLSSDRQPRPLNQSTQEGVAMDPLPGALQYIIHTKVGEGPRVLDNPGQCLLGQDGLPKTCT, encoded by the exons ATGGACTCCATCAGGATAGTGACCTGCTCAGCCCCCGTCAACATTGCAGTCATCAAATACT GGGGTAAGAGAGATGAGAGGCTGATTCTACCCACCAACTCATCACTCAGTGTGTGTCTGGAccaggaccag TTGAAGGCCACCACCTCCGTAGCTCTGAGCAACTCGTACACACAGGACAAGATTTGGATCAACGGAAG GGAGGAGTGTATTGATAACCCACGGTTGCAGTCATGCTTGAGGGAAG TGAGGCGGTTGTCACGGGAACAGCACGGCGAGGAGGGAGACAAGGAGTTTGAGGGGTGTGTCCATATCTGCTCAGTCAACAATTTCCCTACTGCCGCAGGACTTGCCTCGTCAGCAGCTGGCTACGCTTGTCTcg TGTTTGGTCTCTCGAAGCTCTTCAAATTGGAGGGAGACATTTCACGGATTGcaag ACAAGGCTCTGGTAGTGCTTGTCGGAGCGTCCTCGATGGCTTCATTAAATGGGAGAGAGGAGAAAGAGATGACGGGAGTGACAGCATGGCAGTACAG gtgTGCCCCTCCTCCCACTGGCCAGGGCTGGAGGTGGTTGTGTTGGTGGTCAGTGCTGACAAGAAACAAGTCAGCAGCAGTGTAGGGATGCAGAGCTCTGTACTCACCAGTCCACTCATGAGTCATCGTGTGGGGGAGGTGGTCCCTCGCAGGATGGTAGCCATGGAGACTGCTATACAACAGAGAGACTTCCAGACATTTGCTCAGCTCACAatgaag GATAGTAACCAGTTCCACGCTATCTGCCTCGATACTTACCCTCCCATCTTCTACCTCAATGATACCTCACGGCGTATTATCCACCTCATCTCTCGCTACAaccagctccacccacaagtCAGGGCTGCCTACACGTTCGATGCTGGACCTAACGCAGTGTTAATGGTACAGTCCTCTCATGTGCAAGAACTACTGGACCTTGTCTGCCACTACTTCCCACCGTCTGCAGAGAGCAG TGGTGGCTATGTTCAAGGCCTCTCATCTGACAGACAGCCGCGACCTTTGAACCAG tccaCACAAGAGGGTGTGGCCATGGACCCCCTGCCAGGAGCACTCCAGTATATCATCCATACCAAG GTTGGTGAAGGGCCGCGGGTGTTGGACAACCCTGGACAGTGTCTACTAGGACAGGATGGACTCCCTAAAACATGCacttaa